A window of the Brassica oleracea var. oleracea cultivar TO1000 chromosome C1, BOL, whole genome shotgun sequence genome harbors these coding sequences:
- the LOC106314534 gene encoding linoleate 9S-lipoxygenase 5, chloroplastic: MIHTHIAEILCVKPKTKKTKTMEEDVKNTKTKKTMKIEGEVVVMKKNLLDFKDTMASLLDRIHELLCRRVSLHLISSLQPDPANEKRGRLGKAAHLEKWVTKIKTSITAEETAFGVTFDWDESMGPPAAFVIKNQHRSQFYLKSLTLRNFPGGEGGAIHFVCNSWIYPSHRYRSDRVFFSNQAYLPSETPELVKELREEELKNLRGNEKGELKEWDRVYDYAYYNDLGAPDKGPDSARPVLGGSPEFPYPRRGKTGRKPTKSDPKSESRLALLNLNIYVPRDERFSHVKFSDFLAYALKSVTQVIVPEIASLCDKTINEFDSFEDVFHLYDGSIRLANGHTISKLRDIIPWEMFRELIRNDGERFLKFPLPDVLKQSRSAWRTDEEFAREMLAGLNPVVISRLKDFPPKSNLDSAKYGNQNSSIREEHIEPHMNGTSVQEALEQNKLFILDHHDALMPYLTRINSTNTKTYATRTLLLLQEDGTLKPLAIELSLPHAQGESHGSVSKIFTPSEKGVEGTVWQLAKAYAAVNDSGYHQLISHWLQTHAVIEPFIIASNRQLSVVHPIYKLLHPHFRDTMNINALARHVLINSDGVLERTVFPSRYAMEMSSSIYKSWVFTDQALPKDLLKRGVAVEDPSSDNGVKLLIEDYPFAVDGLEIWSAIKTWVTEYCSIYYKNDRTVQTDTEIQSWWTELRTEGHGDIQHESWWPSMQTRDDLMETCTIIIWIASALHAAVNFGQYPYAGFLPNRPTVSRRFMPEPGTKEYTELEENEEVAFLKTITPQLQTLLGISIIEILSMHSTDEIYLGQRDSPNWTADDEPLEAFKRFGKSLEVIENNIIRRNNDKKLKNRSGPVNIPYTLLYPNTTDYTREGGLTGKGIPNSVSI; this comes from the exons ATGATCCACACCCATATCGCAGAGATCTTATGCGTCAAACCCAAGACAAAGAAGACAAAGACGATGGAGGAAGATGTGAAGAACACGAAGACCAAGAAAACGATGAAGATAGAAGGAGAAGTGGTTGTTATGAAGAAGAACCTTCTTGATTTCAAAGACACCATGGCTTCTCTTCTCGATCGAATCCATGAGCTTCTTTGTCGTCGTGTTTCTCTCCACCTCATCAGTTCTCTCCAACCCGACCCGG CCAATGAGAAGAGAGGAAGACTTGGAAAAGCAGCACATCTGGAAAAATGGGTGACAAAGATAAAAACGTCAATAACCGCAGAGGAAACCGCGTTTGGAGTGACGTTTGATTGGGACGAGTCAATGGGACCACCGGCTGCGTTTGTGATCAAGAACCAACACCGTAGCCAATTCTACCTTAAATCCCTCACTCTTCGCAACTTCCCCGGGGGTGAAGGCGGTGCCATACACTTCGTTTGCAATTCTTGGATCTATCCCAGCCATAGATACCGCTCCGACCGCGTTTTCTTCTCCAACCAG GCTTATCTTCCAAGCGAAACACCGGAGCTTGTTAAGGAGCTAAGGGAAGAAGAGCTAAAGAATCTAAGAGGAAATGAGAAAGGAGAACTCAAAGAATGGGACAGAGTCTACGACTACGCTTACTACAACGACTTAGGTGCTCCCGACAAAGGTCCTGACTCAGCCCGTCCGGTTCTCGGCGGTTCACCTGAGTTCCCTTATCCTCGCCGTGGTAAAACCGGCCGTAAACCCACCAAATCAG ACCCTAAGTCGGAGAGCAGGCTTGCATTACTAAACCTAAACATCTACGTGCCGAGGGACGAGCGATTCAGCCACGTGAAGTTCTCTGACTTCCTCGCGTACGCACTCAAGTCGGTGACTCAAGTAATCGTCCCTGAAATAGCCTCTCTTTGCGACAAGACTATCAACGAGTTTGACTCGTTCGAAGACGTTTTTCACCTCTATGACGGTAGTATTAGACTCGCAAATGGTCACACTATTTCTAAGCTCCGTGATATTATCCCATGGGAGATGTTTCGTGAGCTCATTCGCAATGATGGAGAACGGTTCTTGAAGTTTCCCTTGCCTGACGTCCTCAAAC AGAGTAGATCAGCTTGGAGAACCGATGAAGAGTTTGCTAGAGAAATGCTTGCTGGACTCAATCCAGTGGTGATAAGTCGTCTCAAG GATTTTCCTCCAAAGAGTAATCTAGACTCTGCAAAGTATGGAAACCAAAACAGTTCTATACGAGAAGAGCACATAGAACCACACATGAACGGTACCAGTGTCCAAGAA GCTTTGGAACAGAACAAGCTATTTATATTGGATCATCATGACGCATTGATGCCATACTTGACACGGATAAACTCAACAAACACTAAAACCTATGCGACCCGAACGCTTCTGTTGCTTCAAGAAGACGGAACACTGAAGCCTCTAGCCATAGAGTTGAGTCTTCCACACGCACAAGGTGAATCACACGGATCTGTGAGCAAAATTTTCACACCATCAGAGAAAGGAGTCGAGGGAACGGTTTGGCAGCTTGCTAAGGCTTACGCCGCGGTTAATGACTCCGGTTATCACCAACTTATAAGCCACTG GTTGCAAACGCATGCAGTGATTGAACCGTTCATAATCGCTTCAAATAGGCAACTCAGTGTGGTCCACCCAATCTATAAGCTTCTTCATCCTCATTTCCGTGACACGATGAACATCAACGCTTTGGCGCGACATGTCCTCATAAACTCTGATGGAGTTCTGGAGAGAACGGTGTTCCCTAGTCGATACGCCATGGAGATGTCTTCTTCCATTTACAAGAGTTGGGTTTTCACCGATCAGGCCCTCCCCAAGGATCTACTTAAACG AGGAGTTGCCGTTGAAGATCCGAGCAGCGATAACGGCGTTAAGCTTCTGATAGAGGATTATCCATTTGCTGTGGACGGTTTAGAGATTTGGTCAGCGATCAAAACGTGGGTGACAGAGTACTGCTCAATCTACTACAAGAACGACAGAACCGTCCAAACCGATACAGAGATCCAATCATGGTGGACCGAGCTTCGAACCGAAGGCCACGGTGATATACAACACGAGTCATGGTGGCCGTCGATGCAAACCCGCGACGACCTCATGGAAACCTGCACCATCATCATCTGGATCGCCTCTGCTCTTCACGCAGCAGTCAACTTCGGACAATACCCTTACGCCGGGTTTCTCCCAAACCGGCCTACCGTCAGCCGCCGGTTCATGCCTGAACCGGGTACGAAAGAGTACACTGAGCTGGAGGAAAACGAGGAGGTTGCGTTCTTGAAGACCATCACGCCGCAGTTACAAACTCTGCTTGGTATCTCCATCATTGAGATTTTGTCTATGCATTCAACGGATGAGATTTACTTAGGGCAGAGAGATTCCCCGAACTGGACTGCGGATGATGAGCCTTTAGAGGCGTTTAAGCGGTTTGGGAAGAGTTTGGAGGTGATAGAGAACAATATTATAAGGAGAAACAATGATAAGAAGTTGAAGAACCGGAGCGGACCGGTTAACATACCTTACACTCTCTTGTACCCGAACACTACGGATTATACAAGAGAAGGTGGACTTACTGGTAAAGGGATTCCAAACAGTGTCTCTATCTAG